The genome window GTCACAATGGGAGATCTGGGAATGGAAGAACCATCCATCTCTGCATGTCACAATGGGAGATCTGGGAATGGAAGAACCATCCATCTCTGCATGTCACAATGGGAGATCTGGGAATGGAAGAACCATCCATCTCTGCATGTCACAATGGGAGATCTGGGAATGGAAGAACCATCCATCCCTGCATGTCACAATGGGAGATCTGGGAATGGAAGAACCATCCATCTCTGCATGTCACAATGGGAGATCTGGGAATGGAAGAACCATCCATCCCTGCATGTCACAATGGGAGATCTGGGAATGGAAGAACCAACCATCCCTGCATGTCACAATGGGAGATCTGGGAATGGAAGAACCATCCATCTCTGCATGTCACAATGGGAGATCTGGGAATGGAAGAACCAACCATCCCTGCATGTCACAATGGGAGATCTGGGAATGGAAGAACCAACCATCCCTGCATGTCACAATGGGAGATCTGGGAATGGAAGAACCAACCATCCCTGCATGTCACAATGGGGGATCTGGGAATGGAAGACCCATCCATCCCTGCATGTCACAATGGGGGATCTGGGAATGGAAGAACCAACCATCCCTGCATGTCACAATGGGAGATCTGGGAATGGAAGAACCATCCATCCCTGCATGTCAACAAGATTATAAGAAGATATCGTCTGAAAGGAAATGAATGTTGTCTTTCTTGTtgtgatcatcatcatcatcatcatcatcaccatcatcatcacaaccatcatcatcacaaccaacatcatcatcatatcaAGACTGAATCATATGGATAGTACTTTAACTCAtggatttgtatttgtatttaaggtatttgtatttattatggatccccattagctcttcctggggtccggcaAAATTAAGGAAGTTATTTGCCTTATGTAGCCCCGCCCACTTGACCCAGTTCCATTCGAACGCGATTGTGTTTGTATTTCCGTTTTGAACTACCTTCAATGCTAGCGAATGACCTCAGAGCGGTGGCTGGCTAATAATTAAAAAACGTGCATCATTAACACATTTgaacaaataaacaaaaaccaAACATGGCTCAcatttgggaacacacacaaatGGCTCTTCGGGGTCAGATGGTATCACCGTACCCCATCCATCCATGATTAATCATTTGGTGTAGAAATGACGTATGGGGACAATTTGAATGACTTGGTGCTCTCCTT of Oncorhynchus gorbuscha isolate QuinsamMale2020 ecotype Even-year unplaced genomic scaffold, OgorEven_v1.0 Un_scaffold_17518, whole genome shotgun sequence contains these proteins:
- the LOC124030885 gene encoding uncharacterized protein LOC124030885 isoform X1 gives rise to the protein MTKTSYTHFCFMHSRGVNSKKQLLKLVSDYYNNNYMSQWGIWEWKNHPSLHVTMGDLGMEEPSISACHNGRSGNGRTIHLCMSQWEIWEWKNHPSLHVTMGDLGMEEPSISACHNGRSGNGRTIHPCMSQWEIWEWKNHPSLHVTMGDLGMEEPSIPACHNGRSGNGRTIHLCMSQWEIWEWKNHPSLHVTMGDLGMEEPSISACHNGRSGNGRTIHPCMSQWEIWEWKNHPSLHVTMGDLGMEEPSIPACHNGRSGNGRTNHPCMSQWEIWEWKNHPSLHVTMGDLGMEEPTIPACHNGRSGNGRTNHPCMSQWEIWEWKNQPSLHVTMGDLGMEDPSIPACHNGGSGNGRTNHPCMSQWEIWEWKNHPSLHVNKIIRRYRLKGNECCLSCCDHHHHHHHHHHHHNHHHHNQHHHHIKTESYG
- the LOC124030885 gene encoding uncharacterized protein LOC124030885 isoform X2: MGDLGMEEPSISACHNGRSGNGRTIHLCMSQWEIWEWKNHPSLHVTMGDLGMEEPSISACHNGRSGNGRTIHLCMSQWEIWEWKNHPSLHVTMGDLGMEEPSISACHNGRSGNGRTIHPCMSQWEIWEWKNHPSLHVTMGDLGMEEPSISACHNGRSGNGRTIHLCMSQWEIWEWKNHPSLHVTMGDLGMEEPSISACHNGRSGNGRTIHPCMSQWEIWEWKNQPSLHVTMGDLGMEEPSISACHNGRSGNGRTNHPCMSQWEIWEWKNQPSLHVTMGDLGMEEPTIPACHNGGSGNGRPIHPCMSQWGIWEWKNQPSLHVTMGDLGMEEPSIPACQQDYKKISSERK